In the genome of Flavobacteriales bacterium, one region contains:
- a CDS encoding cysteine desulfurase: MAGVNPIYLDYNATTPVAPEVLDAMLPFFTDTFGNAASRTHRWGWVAEKAVEEARTQVATMLNCEPQEIIFTSGATESLNLAIQGVVRAYASKGNHLVVLTTEHAAVLDTCRFLESTGFEITWLPVNRNGQADLQLLEESIRPDTVLVCAMHANNETGVISDISSIARIVHEKGSLLCSDTTQSVGKIPLDVKANGMDLATISAHKIYGPKGIGALYIGRKNPRVTLKPLLHGGGHERGLRSGTLNVPGIIGLGKACQLATDFMQTNGTRLRMMRDRLENELLSLGIVSINGKRADRLPQVSNFAVEGLQADRLIKALPHIGMATGSACTSASPKPSHVLTAMGMNEREARSSVRISLGNPTTEAELEIVIRDLKSTLLKLTNHENPIG; the protein is encoded by the coding sequence ATGGCCGGAGTCAATCCGATATACCTCGACTACAACGCAACCACACCGGTGGCACCGGAAGTACTGGATGCCATGCTTCCGTTTTTCACCGATACATTCGGGAATGCCGCCAGCAGAACCCATCGTTGGGGATGGGTGGCTGAGAAAGCGGTTGAAGAAGCCCGCACACAAGTTGCCACCATGCTGAACTGCGAACCGCAGGAAATCATCTTTACATCGGGCGCCACCGAATCACTCAACCTCGCCATCCAGGGGGTTGTTCGTGCCTATGCATCCAAAGGTAACCACCTGGTGGTTCTGACCACCGAACATGCTGCCGTACTGGACACATGCAGGTTCCTTGAATCCACCGGTTTTGAAATCACCTGGTTGCCTGTGAACAGAAACGGACAGGCGGACCTGCAACTATTGGAGGAATCCATCCGCCCGGATACCGTACTCGTTTGTGCCATGCATGCCAACAATGAAACCGGTGTGATATCAGATATTTCTTCAATTGCCCGCATTGTTCACGAAAAAGGTAGTTTGCTGTGTTCGGATACCACCCAGTCTGTGGGAAAGATTCCTTTGGATGTGAAGGCAAACGGTATGGACCTGGCTACAATCTCCGCACATAAAATATATGGGCCAAAAGGGATCGGTGCCCTCTACATCGGTAGGAAAAACCCCAGGGTAACACTCAAACCACTGTTACACGGAGGAGGCCATGAACGCGGTTTGCGATCCGGAACATTGAATGTACCTGGTATCATCGGATTGGGGAAAGCATGCCAGCTTGCGACGGACTTTATGCAAACAAATGGAACCCGGCTGAGGATGATGCGCGACCGATTGGAAAATGAACTGCTCTCCCTCGGAATTGTTTCCATCAACGGAAAACGTGCCGACAGACTGCCGCAGGTATCCAACTTTGCGGTGGAAGGTCTCCAGGCTGATCGGTTGATCAAGGCGCTGCCTCATATCGGCATGGCTACCGGTTCGGCATGTACATCCGCTTCACCCAAACCTTCACATGTGCTAACAGCCATGGGAATGAATGAAAGGGAGGCCCGATCGTCAGTAAGGATCAGCCTGGGAAATCCCACCACCGAAGCCGAACTTGAAATTGTTATCCGCGATCTGAAATCCACCCTTCTGAAACTCACCAACCATGAAAACCCGATCGGATAA
- a CDS encoding YihA family ribosome biogenesis GTP-binding protein: MKTRSDNKEVIREVAFVKSSSHVNQCPDTHQPEFAFIGRSNVGKSSLINMICGRKNLAKTSGKPGKTKLINHFLINNEWFLVDLPGYGYASVSKKERNAWPVMINKYLGERENLCNLFVLIDSRISPQAIDLEFIHSVGEAGIPMSLVFTKADKLKPAELKRNVHTFLQTMKQTWEQLPPHFITSSQNGTGRNELLTYVDSVVQDMAG; the protein is encoded by the coding sequence ATGAAAACCCGATCGGATAATAAAGAAGTGATCAGGGAGGTGGCTTTTGTGAAAAGCAGCAGCCACGTAAATCAGTGTCCGGACACACATCAACCTGAATTTGCTTTCATCGGAAGATCCAACGTTGGGAAATCATCATTGATCAATATGATCTGCGGGAGAAAGAACCTGGCCAAAACCTCAGGGAAACCGGGAAAGACCAAACTGATCAATCACTTTCTCATCAACAACGAATGGTTCCTGGTAGACCTTCCTGGATACGGGTATGCCAGCGTAAGCAAAAAAGAACGTAACGCCTGGCCGGTTATGATCAACAAATACCTGGGCGAACGCGAAAACCTTTGCAACCTTTTCGTGCTGATTGATTCACGCATATCTCCGCAAGCCATCGACCTTGAATTCATTCATTCGGTGGGAGAAGCCGGTATTCCCATGTCGTTGGTATTTACCAAGGCGGATAAACTCAAACCGGCAGAACTCAAGCGCAATGTGCACACCTTCCTGCAAACGATGAAGCAGACCTGGGAACAGCTACCACCGCATTTCATCACCTCTTCCCAAAACGGGACAGGCCGGAATGAACTGCTCACGTATGTAGACAGCGTGGTGCAGGATATGGCCGGATAA
- a CDS encoding T9SS type A sorting domain-containing protein: protein MTEHPELAQMQEQLEAFTADWVKAHPPSSKRSNGTPLYIIPVVIHIIHNYGTENFPDAQVYDAIRIINEDFQKRNYDTTSVSPSFKNLIADVQVAFRLAQIDPNGNCTNGITRTASVITYNADNDVAIKSLVVWNTSMYLNVWVVNNIPGAGGYAYYPGTTQPSREGIVIRNTQFGSILTSLSGNLSARSLTHEVGHYFNLRHTWGDSNTPGEAGNCNTDDLVDDTPNTMGANLTCDLNEVTCGSLDNVNNYMDYSGCGRMYTEGQKTRMDAALNSTVGSRSNLWSNTNLIATGTNDGYVGSVCAPIADFRPTVRFLCAGDSISFSHTSWNATADSITTEWTFQGGTPGSSQLENPFVLYNTPGVYDVKVKVSTSGGADSILSTGIVHVMEDTAQMKAPAAQDFQSISFPDANWFNLSESVSANEWTLTTAASVSGDKSIRIDNYNKGSEAEESSFVTPTFDISGLTLPNLTFQLAYAQRTSSDGDKLQVYASTDCGKTWKLRYTKSGSLLNTASGVKASSFVPNASEWREETISLNYAVGASSIRFKFAFTSNLGNNIYIDDINVDGVNGINDAFERSLGLQLYPNPTGDASYLSFKLEGNREVEIWTTDLTGKRVALNMPSTNMASGIHGMWLANEGTGGVYLIHVRVDHRVVVRKWMKIY from the coding sequence TTGACTGAACATCCCGAGTTGGCGCAAATGCAGGAACAATTGGAAGCCTTCACAGCCGATTGGGTGAAAGCACATCCTCCTTCATCCAAGCGCTCCAACGGCACACCCCTGTACATCATTCCGGTGGTGATTCACATCATTCACAACTACGGCACCGAGAACTTTCCCGACGCACAGGTGTATGATGCCATCCGGATCATCAACGAAGATTTCCAGAAAAGGAATTACGACACAACCTCGGTCAGTCCCAGCTTTAAGAACCTGATCGCCGATGTTCAGGTAGCGTTCAGGCTGGCGCAGATTGATCCGAACGGAAACTGTACCAACGGCATTACACGCACCGCATCGGTCATCACCTACAATGCCGACAATGACGTTGCCATCAAATCGCTGGTGGTATGGAACACGAGCATGTACCTCAACGTTTGGGTGGTTAACAACATACCGGGTGCCGGCGGATATGCCTACTATCCCGGCACTACCCAACCGTCCAGGGAAGGAATCGTGATCCGGAATACGCAGTTCGGAAGCATTCTCACCAGCCTCAGCGGAAACCTGTCTGCGCGATCCCTCACACATGAAGTCGGTCACTATTTCAACCTCCGGCACACATGGGGAGATTCGAATACACCGGGCGAGGCCGGTAACTGTAACACCGATGACCTGGTAGACGACACACCGAATACCATGGGTGCGAACTTAACCTGCGATCTCAATGAGGTTACATGCGGCAGTCTCGACAATGTGAACAATTACATGGATTATTCAGGATGCGGCAGAATGTACACGGAAGGACAAAAAACCAGGATGGATGCGGCCCTCAACAGCACCGTTGGCTCCAGAAGCAATTTGTGGAGCAATACCAACCTGATTGCCACCGGTACAAACGACGGGTATGTGGGTTCTGTTTGCGCACCCATAGCTGATTTCCGGCCTACGGTTCGTTTCCTTTGCGCGGGTGACTCCATTTCATTCAGCCACACGTCATGGAATGCCACAGCCGATAGCATCACCACCGAATGGACATTTCAGGGGGGCACCCCCGGCAGCAGCCAGCTTGAAAATCCTTTTGTGCTTTACAACACACCCGGCGTATACGATGTCAAAGTGAAGGTATCCACATCAGGTGGGGCAGACAGCATCCTGTCAACAGGCATTGTGCATGTGATGGAGGATACCGCCCAGATGAAAGCGCCGGCGGCCCAGGACTTCCAATCGATTTCTTTTCCCGACGCGAACTGGTTCAACCTGAGCGAAAGTGTTTCTGCCAATGAATGGACACTGACAACGGCTGCATCCGTCAGCGGAGACAAGAGTATTCGCATCGACAACTACAACAAGGGAAGCGAAGCCGAAGAGTCGTCATTTGTGACGCCTACTTTCGATATCAGCGGCCTGACATTACCCAACCTGACATTCCAGCTGGCTTATGCCCAACGCACATCTTCCGATGGAGACAAATTGCAGGTATATGCCAGCACAGATTGTGGCAAAACCTGGAAGCTGCGGTACACGAAATCCGGTTCGCTCCTGAACACGGCCTCCGGAGTCAAAGCGAGTAGCTTCGTTCCCAATGCCAGCGAGTGGCGGGAGGAAACCATCAGCCTGAACTATGCGGTAGGTGCCTCCAGCATCCGTTTCAAATTCGCCTTCACCAGCAACCTGGGTAACAACATCTATATCGACGATATCAACGTAGATGGAGTCAACGGCATCAATGATGCATTCGAACGTTCACTGGGATTGCAACTCTACCCGAATCCTACAGGAGATGCTTCCTATCTTTCATTCAAACTGGAAGGTAACCGGGAAGTAGAGATATGGACCACGGACCTTACCGGAAAGCGGGTTGCATTGAATATGCCATCAACAAATATGGCCTCCGGTATACATGGAATGTGGCTTGCCAATGAAGGCACCGGCGGTGTGTACCTGATCCACGTAAGGGTAGACCACCGTGTGGTTGTGCGGAAATGGATGAAGATTTATTGA
- the gldC gene encoding gliding motility protein GldC: MKKKESQITVKVGLDENQVPDTISWQATDADMENEQSAKAMIMSMWDPQDGNAMRIDLWTKDMLVDDMKVFMFQTLLSLADTLEKATGERNLAEDLRDYCAHFADKSGFSKPEDAQ; the protein is encoded by the coding sequence ATGAAGAAGAAAGAGTCACAGATCACTGTTAAAGTTGGACTGGATGAAAACCAGGTGCCGGATACCATTAGCTGGCAAGCAACGGATGCCGATATGGAGAACGAGCAAAGCGCCAAAGCCATGATCATGTCCATGTGGGACCCTCAGGATGGCAATGCCATGAGAATAGATCTGTGGACGAAAGATATGTTGGTGGATGACATGAAGGTGTTCATGTTCCAGACCTTGCTTTCACTTGCCGATACCCTGGAAAAAGCGACGGGTGAGAGAAATCTGGCAGAAGACCTGCGCGATTATTGCGCACACTTTGCTGACAAGAGCGGTTTCTCGAAGCCGGAGGATGCTCAATAA
- a CDS encoding OmpA family protein, translating to MRISLLYLFATLFCFSALQSQAQSKREWLYYGDEAYKKGDYASAAKFYLKVLDEGTLDEESTVYPYEVVAYIKPDKEENKPAAATEAPDSTQLDSLMRQQGDTVPPQPDAANPTTGDQPIDAEGGNLVYGKYQYVVHQIADCFRLSYQYKKAEQWYAKAVQNESKRHPFARYNYAMVLMNNEKYPESQAQLEKFIETYDGTDNTIVQLAQKKLFNVAFAESHQKPRPKAEVNLMDTVINGGTSSFGANFYNDEGVIIFASGRKDNVVLDEKNDDPTITSDLYLTDQEGGNWQTPKNMRRPVNTEGNEGAGVISIDRSHFYFTRCDGKGECAIYLSRFLNGKWLLPMKLNENINQQGYSSKYPALSPEEDRLFFASDRPGGYGKMDIWVSPIDEFGNAGEAKNLGSVINTSENEVTPYLHHINNTLYFSSDGHTGLGGLDVFRSYGQDSTWLRPINMGRPFNSGKDDLFFVVDRMEGRTGFMTSDRDSCESCKDNKDLFCYKIYQVQAEPLLITMKGTVFNRNTQEKMPNTLVQITDVKEGIQPIFIITNEEGQYNTTLIEDIQYFSKAQKVKFFADAFSLSTENITKSTEFTHDFYLEPIPPDDIEIPGIEYDYNDTTLRPASKKVLDDLFDFLQLNDDITVEIGSHTDARGSDSYNLKLSQGRANSVVHYLIDKGIPKERLKPHGYGETRLLIQNATTEEEHQKNRRTAFKVTDQQQKVIGETKY from the coding sequence GTGAGAATTTCCCTGCTATATCTGTTTGCCACACTGTTTTGTTTCAGTGCACTGCAAAGCCAGGCACAAAGCAAGCGTGAATGGCTTTATTACGGCGATGAAGCTTATAAGAAAGGTGATTATGCCTCCGCTGCCAAGTTCTACCTGAAAGTGCTGGACGAGGGTACACTGGATGAAGAAAGTACCGTGTATCCATACGAAGTTGTGGCGTACATCAAACCCGATAAGGAAGAAAACAAACCGGCTGCAGCCACCGAAGCACCCGACAGTACCCAGCTCGATAGCCTCATGCGACAGCAGGGTGACACCGTGCCACCTCAACCCGATGCAGCCAACCCGACAACCGGTGATCAGCCTATCGACGCCGAAGGCGGCAACCTCGTTTATGGCAAATATCAATATGTGGTTCACCAGATTGCAGATTGTTTCCGACTTTCTTATCAGTATAAAAAAGCCGAACAGTGGTATGCAAAGGCTGTGCAGAACGAATCCAAACGGCATCCGTTCGCACGGTACAATTATGCCATGGTGTTAATGAACAACGAGAAGTATCCCGAATCCCAGGCTCAGCTGGAGAAGTTCATAGAAACCTACGACGGAACCGATAACACCATCGTGCAACTGGCCCAGAAGAAGTTGTTCAATGTGGCATTTGCAGAATCGCATCAGAAACCTAGGCCCAAGGCTGAAGTAAACCTCATGGATACGGTGATCAACGGCGGTACATCCAGTTTCGGTGCCAATTTTTATAACGATGAAGGCGTGATCATTTTTGCCAGTGGACGCAAAGACAACGTGGTGCTCGATGAGAAAAACGATGACCCGACCATCACCAGTGATCTTTATCTGACCGATCAGGAAGGCGGAAATTGGCAAACACCCAAGAACATGCGTCGACCGGTGAACACCGAAGGCAATGAAGGTGCCGGCGTGATTTCCATTGACCGCTCACACTTTTACTTCACCAGATGCGATGGCAAAGGGGAATGTGCCATCTATCTCAGCCGCTTCCTGAACGGAAAGTGGTTGCTGCCAATGAAGTTGAACGAAAACATCAACCAACAGGGATATTCCTCCAAATATCCTGCCCTGTCACCTGAAGAAGACCGCCTGTTCTTTGCCAGCGATCGCCCGGGAGGATACGGGAAAATGGATATCTGGGTATCACCGATTGATGAATTCGGCAATGCCGGCGAAGCCAAGAACCTGGGGTCGGTGATCAACACCAGCGAAAACGAGGTAACCCCGTACCTGCATCATATCAACAATACGCTGTACTTCAGTTCTGATGGTCATACCGGCCTGGGAGGATTGGATGTGTTCAGGTCATATGGGCAGGATAGCACGTGGTTGCGTCCCATCAACATGGGTCGTCCTTTCAATTCCGGCAAGGATGATCTGTTCTTTGTGGTGGATCGCATGGAAGGCCGCACCGGCTTCATGACTTCCGACCGCGACAGTTGTGAAAGCTGTAAAGACAACAAAGACCTGTTTTGTTACAAGATCTACCAGGTGCAGGCCGAACCACTCCTCATCACCATGAAAGGAACGGTTTTCAACCGCAATACGCAGGAGAAGATGCCCAATACCCTGGTGCAGATCACCGATGTGAAGGAAGGCATTCAGCCCATTTTCATCATCACCAATGAAGAGGGTCAGTACAACACCACGCTGATTGAAGACATTCAATATTTCTCGAAAGCACAGAAGGTAAAATTCTTTGCAGATGCCTTTTCCCTTTCTACCGAGAACATTACAAAGTCAACGGAATTCACCCATGACTTCTACCTGGAACCCATCCCGCCGGATGACATCGAAATTCCAGGTATCGAATATGATTACAATGATACCACCCTTCGCCCGGCGTCGAAAAAAGTACTGGATGACCTGTTTGACTTCCTTCAGTTGAATGATGACATCACCGTGGAAATTGGTTCTCACACCGATGCCCGTGGAAGTGATTCATACAACCTGAAGTTGTCTCAGGGTCGTGCGAATTCGGTGGTGCACTATCTTATCGATAAAGGAATACCCAAAGAACGTCTGAAACCACATGGCTATGGTGAAACCAGACTGCTGATTCAGAATGCCACCACTGAGGAGGAACACCAGAAAAACCGCCGCACGGCATTCAAGGTAACGGATCAGCAACAAAAGGTGATCGGAGAAACCAAATACTAA
- a CDS encoding PorP/SprF family type IX secretion system membrane protein, translated as MRQFNHIRLLAGTVLVSLFVTASLSVNAQDIHLSQYDAPPMYLNPALTGKFNGRMRIHGHYRTQWKAIADNPYVTTLLSGDRQMKDGFSLGAQIMNQRAGAGNFNEFRFNVSGAYDLITGTKRAGGRLSVGAQLGFIQKSFDISKLTFDEQYRITGNEGGFDPTVSMGENLGSSSINMMDVSVGVVYFISGESKRINPFIGYAGFHLNQPKETFFNGSNFLPMRHVVHGGVKLNLSEKVQLTPKAWMQNQTNDNELTTTLVMHYYLSEQNAYLIVAPTWRKDDAAIMELGMKYDDYIVRVSYDINTSPLKAATTGRGGFEISLTWIQEKKRPDPAPNCPRL; from the coding sequence ATGCGTCAATTTAATCACATCAGGCTTTTAGCCGGAACGGTATTGGTGTCTCTGTTTGTGACGGCATCCTTGTCTGTAAATGCTCAGGATATTCACTTGTCACAATACGATGCACCTCCCATGTATCTGAATCCCGCCCTTACGGGTAAATTCAATGGAAGAATGCGCATCCACGGGCATTACCGTACACAGTGGAAGGCCATTGCAGACAATCCCTATGTCACCACCCTGTTATCAGGTGACAGACAAATGAAGGATGGATTCTCACTGGGAGCCCAAATCATGAACCAGCGGGCCGGAGCAGGTAATTTCAATGAGTTCCGCTTTAACGTATCCGGAGCATATGACCTGATCACCGGAACCAAACGTGCGGGCGGACGCCTTTCCGTAGGTGCACAGCTGGGATTTATCCAAAAGAGTTTTGACATTTCAAAGCTTACCTTTGATGAACAGTACCGGATTACCGGCAATGAAGGTGGGTTTGACCCTACGGTATCCATGGGAGAAAACCTGGGTTCTTCTTCCATCAACATGATGGATGTGAGTGTGGGTGTGGTGTACTTCATCAGTGGGGAAAGCAAGCGGATCAATCCGTTCATAGGTTATGCAGGTTTTCACCTGAACCAACCCAAAGAAACATTCTTCAACGGTTCCAATTTCCTTCCCATGCGGCATGTGGTCCATGGTGGTGTGAAACTCAACCTAAGCGAGAAAGTGCAACTCACGCCGAAGGCCTGGATGCAGAACCAGACCAACGACAATGAACTGACCACGACCCTGGTCATGCATTACTACCTGTCGGAACAAAATGCTTACCTGATCGTGGCGCCTACCTGGAGAAAAGACGATGCTGCGATCATGGAACTTGGTATGAAGTACGATGATTACATCGTGCGGGTAAGCTATGACATTAATACTTCCCCCCTGAAAGCAGCAACAACCGGAAGGGGTGGTTTCGAGATTTCATTAACCTGGATCCAGGAGAAGAAAAGACCTGATCCCGCACCCAATTGCCCGCGACTGTGA